From Granulicella sp. WH15, the proteins below share one genomic window:
- a CDS encoding YtxH domain-containing protein, with translation MSDNNGSSGLGWFLAGLGLGALVGVLYAPKSGKETREDIVASALDAKERAAVLAQQGVEKANAYAEQGRQAAAEYVDRGKEYYEKGRTQWSQYVEKGKGLVQGQQEAVQAAIDAGKEAYVAKTSETPA, from the coding sequence ATGAGTGATAACAACGGTTCGAGCGGACTCGGTTGGTTTCTGGCAGGTCTGGGATTGGGCGCGCTGGTAGGCGTCCTGTATGCGCCGAAGTCGGGCAAGGAGACGCGCGAGGACATTGTGGCCAGCGCGCTGGATGCCAAGGAGCGGGCGGCGGTGCTCGCACAGCAGGGCGTCGAGAAGGCTAATGCCTATGCCGAGCAGGGCAGGCAGGCTGCTGCGGAGTACGTCGACCGCGGCAAGGAGTACTACGAGAAGGGCCGCACCCAGTGGAGCCAGTACGTCGAAAAGGGCAAGGGGCTGGTGCAGGGGCAGCAGGAGGCCGTGCAGGCTGCGATCGACGCCGGTAAGGAAGCTTACGTGGCCAAGACGTCGGAGACGCCTGCGTAG
- a CDS encoding BON domain-containing protein, translating into MFKLERLLASPATALLTGVLGATLLLGLAGCKAKPAPADDNALAASVQSQLAADTSLAGLPIQSSVQSGIAILSGSVNNDAQRQLAIRDASAVAGIKTVVNNLTIQPAAAAATPPPAPVPVPAPKPVPVKPSAAVKTPVRPAPEPKPRPAPIERSAAIPPPPPVAPVVAAPPPPPPPQPTFKNVTLTAGTTIPIRITQTLDSATTQQGDAFSGVVASDIVVDGIVAIPQGAPVSGRVDAVQEAAHFKGSSLLTVSLASVRRMSVSTEPYTVEGKGRGKNTATKAGIGAVGGAILGGIFGGGKGAAIGAAAGGGVGAGSNAITRGEQVQIPSESIVRFRTTTPLTVRVQLGGGHDDGDHRRNLPE; encoded by the coding sequence ATGTTCAAACTTGAGAGACTTCTGGCCTCACCCGCGACCGCACTCCTGACGGGCGTGCTGGGCGCAACACTTCTGCTTGGCCTCGCAGGCTGCAAAGCCAAACCCGCCCCCGCCGACGATAACGCCCTCGCAGCCAGCGTGCAGAGCCAACTGGCCGCCGACACCTCGCTCGCCGGACTTCCCATCCAGTCCAGCGTGCAATCCGGCATCGCCATCCTGAGCGGCAGCGTCAACAATGACGCGCAGCGCCAGTTGGCAATACGCGATGCCTCCGCCGTGGCCGGAATCAAGACCGTGGTGAACAACCTGACGATACAGCCCGCCGCAGCCGCCGCGACTCCTCCCCCCGCGCCGGTGCCGGTGCCAGCCCCGAAGCCGGTCCCCGTCAAGCCCTCCGCCGCGGTGAAGACACCGGTTCGCCCAGCTCCGGAGCCAAAGCCGAGGCCCGCCCCCATCGAGCGCAGCGCGGCCATCCCGCCTCCACCGCCAGTTGCTCCAGTGGTGGCAGCTCCACCGCCGCCTCCGCCGCCCCAACCCACCTTCAAGAACGTGACGCTCACCGCCGGAACCACCATCCCCATCCGCATCACGCAAACACTGGATAGCGCGACCACCCAGCAGGGCGACGCCTTCTCGGGCGTCGTCGCCTCCGACATCGTCGTCGACGGCATTGTCGCGATCCCGCAGGGCGCACCCGTCTCCGGCCGCGTCGACGCCGTGCAGGAGGCCGCGCACTTCAAGGGCAGCTCGCTGCTCACCGTGTCGCTCGCGAGCGTCCGGCGCATGTCCGTCTCGACCGAGCCCTACACCGTCGAGGGCAAGGGCCGCGGCAAGAACACCGCCACCAAAGCCGGAATCGGAGCCGTGGGCGGAGCGATCCTCGGCGGCATCTTCGGCGGCGGCAAGGGAGCCGCCATCGGCGCGGCGGCGGGCGGCGGCGTGGGCGCAGGCTCGAACGCCATCACGCGCGGCGAGCAGGTGCAGATCCCCTCGGAGTCGATCGTCCGCTTCCGCACCACCACGCCGCTCACGGTTCGGGTGCAGCTTGGCGGCGGCCACGATGACGGCGACCACCGCCGCAACCTTCCTGAGTAG
- a CDS encoding M61 family peptidase, which produces MSKVLPALFASVLFSVTALAQNQTPIQITADLTEGARHLYHAEIDLPVQAGPATFTTPVWIPGNHAPNGPLPEITGVVFTANGQRLAWRRDDVKLSEFHVVIPKGVTTLHAHLDCIMTGRVTSKMAVLEWEQLMLYPANIPVKNIAIQPSVTVPAGWGTGTALTPIGTVPTPPVTGIDEAAHVPPADAVTTKYAVTNVEQLEDSPVLTGRYFHEFPLAPEISPKHFLDVAADEPEDAQMRPEVLAEVANLVREADADYASHHYNAYHFILTLSDLAGGEGLEHGQSSDNGVNEKSFSDDAHQLGDADLLAHEFTHSWNGKYRRPARLYQPDFATPQQGDLLWVYEGMTQYLGNVLAARAGLKNAEQYRDLLALSAAQLDNKPGREWRTTEDTGVAGSLIRGGYQYWVNWRRGQDYYQEGELLWLDADTLIRKLTDDKKSLNDFEKIFLGKGGNTGPLIVGYELPEIADDLNQVVKYDWLTFLKDRINNINPRADLAGIEQGGYKLVYLDHPSKGEKTLAAANSRRGAGINVWYSLGLRVTPDGQLGDIRWSGPADKAKLSPGEKIIAVNGRIFSGEQLHAAIVKAKTDAAPIHLIVQQESSVFSVDIDYHDGERYPSLVRVDGTPDYLDEITKPLTTPKK; this is translated from the coding sequence ATGTCGAAAGTTCTTCCCGCCCTCTTTGCGTCCGTGCTCTTCAGCGTCACGGCGCTGGCCCAGAACCAAACGCCCATCCAGATCACAGCCGACCTGACCGAGGGCGCGCGCCACCTCTACCACGCCGAGATCGACCTCCCCGTACAGGCCGGTCCCGCGACCTTCACCACCCCGGTCTGGATCCCCGGCAACCACGCGCCGAACGGCCCGCTGCCGGAGATCACCGGCGTGGTCTTCACGGCCAACGGCCAGCGCCTCGCCTGGCGCCGCGACGACGTAAAGCTCTCCGAGTTCCACGTCGTCATCCCCAAGGGCGTCACCACCCTGCACGCCCACCTCGACTGCATCATGACCGGCCGCGTCACCAGCAAGATGGCCGTGCTCGAGTGGGAGCAGCTCATGCTCTACCCGGCCAACATCCCGGTCAAGAACATCGCCATTCAGCCGTCGGTCACCGTGCCCGCGGGCTGGGGCACCGGCACCGCGCTGACGCCGATCGGCACCGTCCCCACGCCGCCCGTCACCGGCATCGATGAAGCCGCGCACGTGCCCCCCGCCGACGCCGTGACCACCAAGTACGCCGTCACCAACGTCGAGCAGCTCGAAGACTCGCCCGTCCTGACCGGGCGCTACTTCCACGAGTTCCCCCTGGCACCCGAGATCTCGCCCAAGCACTTCCTCGACGTCGCCGCCGACGAGCCCGAGGACGCGCAGATGCGGCCCGAGGTGCTGGCCGAGGTGGCCAACCTCGTCCGCGAGGCCGACGCCGACTACGCCTCGCACCACTACAACGCCTACCACTTCATCCTGACACTCTCCGACCTCGCAGGCGGCGAAGGTCTGGAGCACGGCCAGTCGTCCGACAACGGCGTCAACGAGAAATCTTTCTCCGATGACGCCCACCAGCTCGGCGATGCAGACCTGCTCGCGCACGAGTTCACGCACTCCTGGAACGGCAAGTATCGCCGCCCCGCGCGGCTCTACCAGCCCGACTTCGCCACGCCGCAGCAGGGCGATCTGCTCTGGGTCTACGAGGGCATGACGCAGTACCTGGGCAACGTGCTGGCCGCGCGCGCCGGGCTTAAAAACGCCGAGCAGTACCGCGACCTGCTGGCCCTCTCCGCCGCGCAGCTCGACAACAAGCCGGGCCGCGAGTGGCGCACCACAGAGGACACCGGCGTCGCGGGCAGCCTCATCCGCGGCGGCTACCAGTACTGGGTCAACTGGCGGCGCGGGCAGGACTACTACCAGGAGGGCGAGCTGCTCTGGCTCGACGCCGATACCCTCATCCGCAAGCTGACCGACGATAAGAAGTCGCTGAACGACTTCGAGAAGATTTTCCTCGGCAAGGGCGGCAACACCGGGCCGCTGATCGTCGGCTATGAGCTGCCGGAGATCGCCGACGACCTGAACCAGGTAGTGAAGTACGACTGGCTCACCTTCCTCAAGGATCGGATCAACAACATCAACCCCAGGGCCGACCTCGCGGGCATCGAGCAGGGCGGCTACAAGCTGGTCTACCTCGACCACCCCAGCAAGGGCGAGAAGACGCTGGCCGCGGCCAACAGCCGGCGCGGCGCGGGCATCAACGTCTGGTACTCGCTCGGCCTGCGCGTGACGCCGGACGGACAGCTCGGCGACATCCGCTGGAGCGGCCCCGCCGACAAGGCCAAGCTCTCGCCGGGAGAGAAGATCATCGCGGTCAATGGCCGCATCTTCTCGGGTGAGCAGCTTCACGCCGCCATCGTAAAAGCCAAGACGGACGCAGCTCCGATCCACCTGATCGTCCAGCAGGAGTCGAGTGTGTTCTCAGTCGATATCGACTATCACGACGGCGAGCGTTATCCCTCGCTGGTTCGGGTCGACGGCACGCCGGACTATCTCGACGAGATCACCAAGCCCCTGACCACACCCAAAAAGTAA
- a CDS encoding APC family permease yields MAIQDVVFGKPLASTEERAEHIGVAAGIPIFGLDALTSAAYGPEAALALLIPLGVYGVQYIVPIISAILILLVIVFFSYRQTIAAYPGGGGSYTVATENLGVGAGLLAAAALMIDYILTAAVGISAGVTALTSAVPGLQPHTLLICLIILTILAVINMRGVKDTGTAFIAPTFLFISTLLIVIGVGVYKAVSTGGHPIPVGVMPPALPQTVKYLGIWMLMKAFSSGCAAMTGVEAVSNGVMAFGEPRAKRAQITLSIIVCILIVLLFGTAWLAKSYGIMAMNPDETGYQSLLSLLVAAVMGRGWFYFTTMGSVLLALSLSANTAFADFPRLTRAIAMHDYLPHVFILRGRRLLFSHGIYALTGLTAIILILFKGVTDRLIPLYAIGAFLAFTLSQAGMVIHWQKSESHKGRAWHMFVNGIGAFATGCTLLVVLASKFMAGAWVTALLVPILILIMLGVKSHYKRINNEMRDMAPVSLDNLEQPIVVIPMASWSRITEKALRFGILLSKDLKIVHVHSEEEEHGIEEEWDSKILAPIRAKGMAEPELVTIPSNFRFIITPLMDYILKIESENPGRKVAVLLPELVVRHWWENALHNQRVQVLKLLLLVRGNQRIVVVNIPWYL; encoded by the coding sequence ATGGCAATTCAAGACGTTGTTTTTGGTAAGCCTCTTGCCTCCACGGAAGAGCGCGCGGAGCACATCGGGGTAGCGGCGGGAATTCCGATCTTTGGACTCGATGCACTCACTAGCGCGGCGTATGGGCCCGAGGCGGCCCTGGCCCTCCTTATTCCCCTTGGCGTTTATGGCGTTCAGTACATCGTTCCCATCATCAGCGCCATCCTCATCCTGCTGGTTATCGTCTTCTTCAGCTATCGCCAGACCATTGCGGCCTATCCCGGCGGCGGCGGCTCCTACACGGTGGCGACCGAGAATCTGGGCGTCGGGGCAGGCCTGCTGGCCGCCGCCGCGCTGATGATCGACTACATCCTGACCGCAGCCGTGGGCATCTCGGCCGGAGTCACCGCGTTGACTTCCGCCGTGCCCGGCTTGCAGCCGCATACGCTGCTGATCTGCCTCATCATCCTGACGATCCTCGCCGTCATCAATATGCGCGGCGTCAAGGACACGGGCACCGCATTCATCGCGCCCACTTTCCTCTTCATCTCGACGCTGCTGATCGTCATCGGCGTCGGTGTCTATAAGGCCGTCTCCACCGGCGGGCACCCGATCCCGGTGGGCGTGATGCCGCCCGCGCTGCCGCAGACGGTCAAGTACCTCGGTATCTGGATGCTGATGAAGGCGTTTTCTAGCGGGTGCGCCGCCATGACCGGGGTCGAGGCTGTCTCGAACGGCGTGATGGCCTTCGGCGAGCCCCGCGCCAAGCGGGCGCAGATCACGCTCTCGATCATCGTCTGCATCCTCATTGTGCTGCTCTTCGGCACCGCTTGGCTGGCCAAGTCTTACGGCATTATGGCGATGAACCCGGACGAGACTGGCTACCAGAGCCTGCTCAGCCTGCTGGTCGCCGCCGTCATGGGCCGCGGCTGGTTCTACTTCACCACGATGGGTTCGGTGCTGCTGGCGCTCTCGCTCAGCGCCAACACCGCCTTCGCCGACTTCCCCCGGCTCACCCGCGCCATTGCGATGCACGACTACCTGCCTCACGTCTTCATCCTGCGTGGCCGTCGTCTGCTCTTCTCGCATGGCATCTACGCTCTCACCGGCCTTACGGCCATCATCCTGATCCTCTTCAAGGGAGTCACCGACCGGCTGATCCCGCTCTACGCCATCGGAGCTTTTCTGGCCTTTACGCTCTCGCAAGCCGGTATGGTCATTCACTGGCAGAAGAGCGAGTCGCACAAGGGCCGCGCGTGGCATATGTTCGTCAACGGCATCGGAGCCTTCGCTACAGGCTGCACGTTGCTGGTGGTGCTGGCGTCGAAGTTCATGGCCGGAGCCTGGGTGACCGCGCTGCTGGTGCCCATCCTGATCCTCATCATGCTGGGCGTTAAGAGCCACTACAAGCGCATTAACAACGAGATGAGGGATATGGCCCCGGTCAGCCTCGATAACCTCGAGCAGCCGATCGTCGTCATCCCTATGGCCAGTTGGAGCCGCATCACCGAGAAGGCGCTCCGGTTTGGGATTCTGCTCTCGAAGGATCTGAAGATCGTCCACGTGCACTCGGAGGAGGAGGAGCACGGCATCGAGGAGGAGTGGGACTCCAAGATTCTGGCGCCGATCCGCGCGAAGGGGATGGCCGAGCCGGAACTGGTGACGATCCCGTCGAACTTCCGGTTCATCATTACGCCGCTGATGGACTACATCCTGAAGATCGAGAGCGAGAACCCCGGACGCAAGGTGGCGGTGCTGTTGCCGGAGCTGGTCGTCCGGCACTGGTGGGAGA
- a CDS encoding alpha/beta fold hydrolase, with the protein MLKRAAHLLLLTTSLFGAAASAQTKPTAWPTADHVTLLPNFRFGTGETLPQLKLHYLTLGTPHRNAAGHTDNAVLLLHGTGGSATSLLNPVFSNILFGPGQPLDIAKYFLILPDDIGHGQSSKPSDGLHAHFPAYDYDDMVRSQRMMLDDLKVDHLRLILGTSMGCMQTFVWGETYPGFSDALAPFACQAVELAGRNRMTRYMAIEAIRQDPAWMGGEYKTQPVQGLRTANEMLLIMGSSALQMQEHEGTRALAEKWVDDYLKRTMASTDANNLLFYMNASRNYDPSKNLERITVPLLWINSADDFINPPELGLADKMVKRMPQARFILLPITDATRGHGTHTQAAIWKDYLIELMQRSEPKP; encoded by the coding sequence ATGCTGAAGCGTGCCGCCCATCTTCTATTGTTGACTACATCTCTGTTCGGCGCAGCCGCATCAGCCCAAACCAAGCCAACAGCATGGCCTACCGCCGACCACGTCACCCTCCTGCCGAACTTCCGCTTCGGCACCGGCGAGACGCTGCCTCAGCTCAAGCTCCACTACCTCACGCTGGGCACACCGCACCGCAACGCCGCGGGCCACACCGACAACGCCGTCCTGCTGCTGCACGGCACCGGCGGCAGCGCCACCTCCCTGCTGAACCCTGTATTCTCGAACATCCTCTTCGGCCCCGGCCAGCCGCTCGACATCGCCAAATACTTCCTCATCCTGCCCGACGACATCGGCCACGGCCAAAGCTCCAAGCCCTCCGACGGCCTGCACGCGCACTTCCCCGCCTACGACTACGACGACATGGTGCGCAGCCAGCGGATGATGCTCGATGACCTAAAGGTCGATCACCTGCGCCTGATCCTCGGCACCTCGATGGGCTGTATGCAGACCTTCGTCTGGGGCGAGACCTACCCCGGCTTCTCCGACGCGCTCGCGCCCTTCGCCTGCCAGGCGGTGGAGCTGGCGGGCCGCAACCGCATGACGCGCTACATGGCCATCGAGGCCATCCGGCAAGACCCGGCGTGGATGGGCGGCGAGTACAAGACCCAGCCCGTGCAAGGGCTCCGCACTGCCAACGAGATGCTGCTCATCATGGGCTCGAGCGCGTTGCAGATGCAGGAGCACGAAGGCACCCGTGCGCTGGCCGAAAAGTGGGTCGACGACTACCTGAAGCGCACCATGGCCTCGACCGACGCCAACAACCTGCTCTTCTACATGAACGCCAGCCGCAACTACGATCCCAGCAAGAACCTCGAGCGCATCACGGTGCCGCTGCTCTGGATCAACTCGGCCGACGACTTCATCAACCCACCCGAGCTGGGCCTGGCGGACAAGATGGTGAAGCGTATGCCGCAGGCCCGCTTCATACTGCTGCCTATCACCGACGCCACACGGGGCCACGGCACCCACACCCAGGCCGCCATCTGGAAGGACTACCTGATCGAGCTGATGCAGCGCTCGGAACCCAAACCTTAA
- a CDS encoding DUF1570 domain-containing protein, whose product MLKHFVGLLLVLSAVTASADSAPHWIEVKSPHFTVLTNSSEKDGRRIASQFERMRAVFHILMPTASDDIGSPIMVIALKDKKSFRTLEPEAYLAKNQLDLAGLFLRSQDKNYILLRLDAEGEHPFATVYHEYTHYMLRKAETWLPLWLNEGLAEFYQNARLQEKDVRLGEPSPNDILYLRQNRLLPLTTLLQVDHNSPYYHDEQKGSVFYSESWALTHYLEITDFQNKTSRLQDYAQFLLKHEDPVTAAQHAFGDLKKLQQALDFYVQQSNFQEFQLLAPVPFNEATFVVHPVSESQANAVRAGVLLDVQRTKDAEALLATVLQAEPNNALAHETMGALKLRDHDIPAAKKWYSEAVQLDSQSYLAHFYFAAMSLQDGERDHDDAIEQSLRASIRLNPKFAPAYDALAQFYASRHEKLTEAHTLSLMAVQLEPENLSYRLDSANVLMEDQQFTSALQVLDASRKLAKSIEETGLLERRIAEIESYQATTKHAAPAPSTGDKTVGTVTSITVVDNRTTQPSTQAPAFPTGAPTGPHHTVSGVIRQVRCIYPTVLTLTLDRPGKPISLYTNNYFKLTFTTANFNPTKDLLPCTGIEGLKGKIEYGEVTDPRVAGQMLSVELSK is encoded by the coding sequence ATGCTGAAACATTTTGTCGGCCTCCTCCTTGTGCTGTCGGCCGTTACTGCCTCCGCGGACTCCGCTCCTCACTGGATCGAAGTCAAGAGCCCTCACTTCACCGTCCTCACCAACTCCAGCGAGAAGGACGGCCGCCGCATCGCATCGCAGTTCGAGCGGATGCGCGCCGTCTTCCACATCCTGATGCCCACGGCCAGCGACGACATCGGCTCTCCCATCATGGTCATCGCCCTGAAGGACAAAAAGAGCTTCCGCACGCTCGAGCCCGAGGCCTATCTGGCGAAGAACCAACTCGACCTCGCCGGCCTCTTCCTGCGCTCACAGGACAAGAACTACATCCTGCTGCGGCTGGACGCCGAGGGCGAACACCCCTTCGCCACCGTATATCACGAGTACACCCACTACATGCTCCGCAAAGCCGAAACGTGGCTTCCGCTCTGGCTCAATGAAGGTCTGGCCGAGTTCTACCAGAACGCCCGTTTGCAGGAGAAAGACGTGCGTCTCGGCGAGCCCAGCCCCAACGACATCCTTTATCTTCGGCAGAACCGCCTGCTGCCGCTCACCACGCTGCTGCAGGTGGATCACAACTCGCCGTACTACCACGACGAGCAGAAAGGCTCCGTCTTCTACTCCGAGTCCTGGGCTCTGACGCACTACCTGGAGATCACAGACTTTCAAAACAAGACCAGCCGTCTGCAGGACTACGCGCAGTTCTTACTGAAGCACGAGGACCCCGTCACTGCGGCCCAGCACGCCTTCGGAGACCTGAAGAAGCTGCAACAGGCGCTCGACTTCTACGTTCAGCAGTCCAACTTCCAGGAGTTCCAGTTGCTTGCTCCGGTGCCCTTCAATGAGGCGACCTTCGTGGTGCATCCCGTCTCTGAGTCACAGGCCAATGCCGTGCGCGCCGGGGTTCTGCTGGATGTGCAGCGCACCAAGGATGCAGAGGCGCTGCTCGCGACCGTCCTGCAAGCCGAACCGAACAACGCGCTCGCCCACGAGACAATGGGCGCGCTGAAGCTGCGCGACCACGACATTCCCGCCGCAAAGAAGTGGTACAGCGAGGCCGTCCAGCTCGACTCCCAGAGCTACCTCGCACACTTCTACTTCGCCGCCATGAGTCTGCAAGACGGCGAGCGAGACCACGACGACGCCATCGAGCAGAGCCTCCGTGCCTCCATCCGGCTGAACCCGAAGTTTGCCCCGGCCTACGATGCCCTGGCCCAGTTCTACGCATCCCGCCACGAGAAGCTGACCGAGGCTCACACCCTCAGCCTGATGGCCGTCCAGCTCGAACCGGAGAACCTCTCCTATCGTCTCGATAGCGCGAACGTCCTGATGGAAGACCAGCAGTTTACCTCTGCCCTGCAGGTTCTCGACGCCAGCCGTAAGCTGGCCAAGAGCATAGAGGAGACCGGCTTGCTGGAGCGCCGGATCGCGGAGATCGAGAGCTACCAAGCCACGACGAAACATGCTGCTCCCGCGCCTTCCACAGGTGACAAAACCGTTGGCACGGTCACCTCGATCACCGTCGTGGACAACCGGACCACGCAGCCGTCCACACAAGCTCCCGCCTTCCCCACCGGAGCCCCGACCGGCCCGCACCATACCGTCTCGGGCGTCATCCGGCAGGTCAGGTGCATCTACCCCACTGTACTCACGCTTACGCTCGACCGCCCCGGCAAGCCCATCTCGCTCTACACCAACAACTACTTCAAGCTCACCTTCACCACCGCGAACTTCAACCCCACCAAGGACCTGCTGCCCTGCACCGGCATCGAGGGCCTCAAGGGCAAAATCGAGTACGGCGAGGTCACTGACCCCAGAGTCGCAGGCCAGATGCTCTCCGTGGAGCTGAGTAAATAG
- a CDS encoding glutathione peroxidase, producing MPSLFEVPLKTIAGESTTLEPYKGRALLIVNTASKCGLTPQYEGLEKLYSTYKHCGFEVLGFPANDFAGQEPGTNEEIQQFCTGSFGVSFPMFEKSVVTGPEKAPLYAELIAAQPEAKTADPGFKDKLRGHGIAVNEAPELTWNFEKFLVNRKGEVVGRFSPETLPTDPILVQAIEAVLPPL from the coding sequence ATGCCAAGCCTTTTCGAAGTTCCGTTGAAGACGATCGCCGGCGAATCGACCACGCTCGAGCCCTACAAGGGCCGTGCCCTGCTGATTGTGAACACCGCCTCCAAGTGCGGCCTGACGCCCCAGTACGAGGGCCTCGAAAAGCTGTACAGCACCTACAAGCACTGCGGCTTCGAGGTGCTCGGCTTCCCGGCTAATGACTTTGCCGGGCAGGAGCCGGGGACCAACGAGGAGATTCAGCAGTTCTGCACCGGCAGCTTCGGCGTCAGCTTCCCCATGTTCGAGAAGTCCGTCGTGACCGGCCCGGAGAAGGCTCCGCTCTATGCAGAGCTGATCGCGGCCCAGCCCGAGGCCAAGACCGCCGACCCCGGCTTCAAGGACAAGCTGCGCGGCCACGGGATCGCGGTGAACGAGGCTCCCGAGCTGACCTGGAACTTCGAGAAGTTTCTGGTCAACCGCAAGGGCGAGGTCGTCGGACGGTTCTCGCCCGAGACGCTGCCCACCGATCCGATCCTGGTGCAGGCCATCGAGGCCGTTCTGCCGCCGCTGTAA
- the mnmA gene encoding tRNA 2-thiouridine(34) synthase MnmA, which yields MSAPETIAVAMSGGVDSSAVAALLRTQGHPLVGLTLQLWNQRRLAGHEGMPESVQGRCCSIDDVYDARRVAEQLGIPYYLVNQQARFEADVVKPFVSEYLAGRTPIPCTLCNNHLKFDQLLLTAQQIGADRIATGHYARNHFDEARGRWILSRPADHAKDQTYFLFGLTQHQLAHTLFPLGEMQKPAVRVMASEAGLDVAAKPDSQEICFIPGGDYQTFLRAYLDEQGEEMPDSSGELVSTSGEVIGRHGGIHSFTVGQRKGLGLTSANPLYVLNIHPDSHQVTVGTDEELMSRELRADRLNWISIPELTEPIRVLAKIRHRHVPQPATLMPGPLGADGQPTAQAIFDEPQRAITPGQAAIFYQEDEVVGGGWII from the coding sequence ATGTCCGCGCCCGAAACCATCGCCGTCGCCATGTCCGGAGGAGTCGACTCCTCCGCCGTCGCGGCGTTGCTGCGCACGCAGGGCCACCCCCTCGTCGGCCTGACGCTTCAGCTCTGGAACCAGCGCCGCCTCGCCGGGCACGAGGGGATGCCTGAGTCCGTCCAGGGCCGCTGCTGCTCCATCGACGACGTCTACGACGCGCGGCGCGTGGCTGAGCAGCTCGGAATCCCGTACTACCTCGTCAACCAGCAAGCCCGCTTCGAGGCAGATGTCGTCAAGCCCTTCGTCAGCGAGTACCTGGCCGGGCGCACGCCCATCCCCTGCACGCTCTGCAACAACCACCTCAAGTTCGACCAGCTCCTGCTGACCGCGCAGCAGATCGGCGCGGACCGCATCGCCACCGGCCACTACGCGCGCAACCACTTCGACGAGGCCCGCGGCCGCTGGATTCTCTCGCGCCCCGCCGACCACGCCAAGGACCAGACCTACTTCCTCTTCGGCCTGACCCAGCACCAGCTCGCCCACACGCTCTTTCCACTGGGCGAGATGCAGAAACCCGCCGTGCGCGTGATGGCCTCGGAGGCCGGGCTGGACGTCGCGGCCAAGCCCGACTCGCAGGAGATCTGCTTCATCCCCGGCGGCGACTACCAGACCTTCCTGCGCGCCTACCTCGACGAGCAGGGCGAGGAGATGCCCGACAGCTCGGGCGAGCTGGTCAGCACCAGCGGCGAGGTGATCGGCCGCCACGGCGGCATCCACAGCTTCACGGTCGGCCAGCGCAAGGGCCTCGGCCTGACCAGCGCGAACCCGCTCTACGTGCTGAATATCCACCCCGACTCGCACCAGGTGACGGTGGGGACGGACGAGGAGCTGATGTCGCGGGAGCTGCGCGCCGACCGGCTGAACTGGATCTCGATCCCCGAGCTGACGGAGCCGATCCGCGTGCTGGCCAAGATTCGGCATCGCCATGTGCCGCAGCCCGCGACCCTGATGCCCGGCCCGCTTGGAGCCGACGGCCAGCCCACCGCACAGGCCATCTTTGACGAGCCGCAGCGCGCGATTACGCCGGGACAGGCCGCGATCTTCTACCAGGAAGATGAAGTCGTCGGCGGCGGCTGGATCATCTAG